GCGGGAAGAGGAGTACATCCTGGATGCTGGTGTTATTGGTCATCAGCATGGTGAGGCGGTCGATACCGATGCCGATACCTCCGGTAGGCGGCATACCATATTCGAGTGCGCGGAGGAAGTCGTGATCGATGTACATAGCTTCATCATCGCCGCGTTCCATCAGCTTCACCTGCTCTTCGAAACGTTCGCGCTGATCGATGGGATCATTCAGCTCGCTGTAGGCATTGGCAATTTCCTTACCGTTCACCATCAGCTCAAAACGCTCTACCAGACCGGGTTTGCTGCGGTGCTTCTTGGTGAGTGGGCTCATCTCAACGGGATAGTCTGTGATGAATGTAGGTTGAACGAAATGTCCTTCACATTTTTCACTGAAGATCTCATCGATCAGTTTGCCTTTACCGAATGCAGGATCGGGATAGAGACCGAGTTGTTTGCAGGCTTCGCGAAGCTGCTCTTCGTCCATATTGTTTACGTCGATGCCGGTATGTTCTTTAATGGCATCGTACAGGGTGATGCGTTTGAAAGGCGCTTTGAAATCGATCTCTTTATCACCCACCATTAATTTGGTAGTGCCATGCAGGTTCATTGCAATGGTCTCCAGCATCTGCTCGGTGATCTCCATCAGCCAGAAATAATCCTTGTAGGCAGTGTACCATTCGAGAACGGTGAACTCGGGATTATGCGTGCGGTCCATGCCTTCATTGCGGAAGTTGCGGCTGAACTCATACACCCAATCGAATCCGCCTACGATGAGGCGCTTCAGGTAAAGCTCATTCGCAATGCGCAGGTAGAAAGGAACGTCCAGTGCATTGTGATGTGTAACGAAGGGACGTGCTGCTGCGCCTCCGGGAATAGCCTGGAGAACAGGAGTGTCCACTTCAATGGCGCCGCGCTCATTGAGAAAGTCGCGGATGGTATTGATGAGTTTGGTGCGTTTCAGAAAAGTATCTTTCACCTGTGGGTTCACGATCAGGTCTGCATACCGCTGACGGTAACGGAACTCCGGATCGGTAACGGCATCGAAAGTATCTCCGTCTGCTGTTGTTTTCACAACGGGCAGTGGCTTCAATGATTTGGTAAGCACAGTGAGCTCATGAACGTGCAGGGAAGTTTCACCTGTTTTGGTAGTGAACACATAACCTTTCACACCGATGATATCACCGATATCAGTGAGGTGTTTCCATACTTTATCATAGAGGGATTTGTCTTCACCCGGAGCGATCTCATCCCGTTTGATATAGAGCTGGATGATACCTGTAGAATCCTGCAATTTGGCGAAGTTGGCTTTCCCCATATCACGGACGCCCATGATTCGGCCTGCCAGCACCACTTCTTTGAAATCAGCATTGTTCTCTCCCTCCTTAAAATTTGCCAGGATATTGGCAGCGGTGTTGTTCACCGGGAATAAGGGTGCGGGATAGGGATCGATGCCCATTTCCTGGAGTTTCGCCAGTTTCTCTCTCCGGATAATCTCTTGTTCTGATAAATGCATGTGTGATGATTGGTTATAAAACGGCTGCAAAAATAGCGCAAAAACAACAAAAAGCCCCTGCCTTTTAAAGGTCAGGGGCAGGTTCAGAGCCTTGCTAAATCATTTCATTGGAGGCGGGAAGCCGATCCGGCTCTAAAAACAGGGGGCGGTCCCCGCCTGATTACCCTGCAGCCGATCCTTTTGTTCAAGCATTCGTCTGTTGTATTCAATTCCGCCCGTTCTGTTTCGCTACCGGATCTTTGTTTCCCGCAACTCCATTTCTCACTTCTCAAAACAACTTCGTTCCAACTACTTTATGACTTTCCAGTTTGTCTAACTGCGTCTGGTACTGGAGTTGCACCAATTGCAATTTGGCGTCTTCCACATTGGTTTGTGCGGTCAGCAACTCAACATTCGTGATCAATCCTTCCTTGAACCGCACCTGCGCCAATGAATAAGCGCGCTCTGCCTGCGATACCAGAACGCTCGTGTTCTTTATTTTTTCCTGTAGGTTCTTATAATCTTCCTGCACAGTGGCCAGGTCTTTCTGAATATTGTTCTCCAGGGTTTTCAGCGATGCTTTGGTGGCATCGATCTGCACCTGCGTTAATTTCTGACGGAGCCTGGGGCGATCGCCGCTGAGGATCGGAATGTTCAATCCAACGCCCACCGAGCCATTGAGACGGAACTGATCAATGTCCGGCTGATAGCCGTTTCGTACACCGCCTGATGCAGTACCGGTAAGACTGGGCCTCGATTCTACAGTTGATTCTTTCAAATCATACTGGTAGAGGTCCAGTTGTTTTTGGAGCACGCGCGCTTCCGGATTCACCTGCTGCCAGTTGCCCGCTTCCATCAGCAGGGTGAGCTCATCATAACTTTCCCGGGCAGGTATCTTTCCACGGACATCCGTAGCCGTTAGCCATTGCATGAGTACATACTGTTTTTCCAGGGAGCTTTGAAGATCAGACAGGCGGTTGGTGGCATTGGCCGTGCGTACCTGTGTGGTGAGCAGGTCATATTCCAGCGCATCACCATTGCGGATACGCGCCTGGATCAGTCTTTCATTCTCTTTGAGCGAACTGATCTGGTCTGCCTGCACCTGGATGGCTTTCTGGTAGAATTGAATATTGTAAAAGAGTTGTGTTACCTGGTAGGCGATCGCATTCCTGCTGTTATCGAGGTTCTCGATGTTGAGCGCATGTTCCGCATCGTTCTTTCCCAGCTTCAGTTTGGTTCGTCCAAAATCATAGATCAATTGCTGCACGTTCAGTGCTGC
This portion of the Pseudobacter ginsenosidimutans genome encodes:
- the lysS gene encoding lysine--tRNA ligase; the encoded protein is MHLSEQEIIRREKLAKLQEMGIDPYPAPLFPVNNTAANILANFKEGENNADFKEVVLAGRIMGVRDMGKANFAKLQDSTGIIQLYIKRDEIAPGEDKSLYDKVWKHLTDIGDIIGVKGYVFTTKTGETSLHVHELTVLTKSLKPLPVVKTTADGDTFDAVTDPEFRYRQRYADLIVNPQVKDTFLKRTKLINTIRDFLNERGAIEVDTPVLQAIPGGAAARPFVTHHNALDVPFYLRIANELYLKRLIVGGFDWVYEFSRNFRNEGMDRTHNPEFTVLEWYTAYKDYFWLMEITEQMLETIAMNLHGTTKLMVGDKEIDFKAPFKRITLYDAIKEHTGIDVNNMDEEQLREACKQLGLYPDPAFGKGKLIDEIFSEKCEGHFVQPTFITDYPVEMSPLTKKHRSKPGLVERFELMVNGKEIANAYSELNDPIDQRERFEEQVKLMERGDDEAMYIDHDFLRALEYGMPPTGGIGIGIDRLTMLMTNNTSIQDVLLFPQMRPEKPEGQEQEEEKAAENK
- a CDS encoding TolC family protein; protein product: MKKIIGALVLLIALSPAMAQESPVRDEQLKGLIQAAVSNYPRIREMEESLKADGVKQSIIKAGYLPTATTNISYRFDAPVAKAEFPLPTGPATIQFTPYNNYNAALNVQQLIYDFGRTKLKLGKNDAEHALNIENLDNSRNAIAYQVTQLFYNIQFYQKAIQVQADQISSLKENERLIQARIRNGDALEYDLLTTQVRTANATNRLSDLQSSLEKQYVLMQWLTATDVRGKIPARESYDELTLLMEAGNWQQVNPEARVLQKQLDLYQYDLKESTVESRPSLTGTASGGVRNGYQPDIDQFRLNGSVGVGLNIPILSGDRPRLRQKLTQVQIDATKASLKTLENNIQKDLATVQEDYKNLQEKIKNTSVLVSQAERAYSLAQVRFKEGLITNVELLTAQTNVEDAKLQLVQLQYQTQLDKLESHKVVGTKLF